The sequence below is a genomic window from Thermoflavifilum sp..
AAAAGAATGAAAACCAGCCGCAACAACCCATCCCCGGCGGTAAAGATTGGTAAAATTTGCTGAACCTTCAACCCCATCGCCACCGGATTTGTTAGATTTGTACATGTTTTTGTGGGGTTTTTAATTCATTTTGCATGCAGTACTACACGGAATCGCTTACCCGATATCAGCGTTTGCCCACGCGGGAAGTGAGGATTGGCGACCTGTTGCTGGGCAATTTTCATCCTATCCGTATCCAGACGATGACGACCACCGATACCCTGGATACGGAGGCAACCGTAGCGCAATGCATTCGCTGTATTGAAGCGGGTGCCGAGCTGGTGCGTATTACGGCACCCAGCATCAAGGAGGCGGAAAACCTGCTGCATATCAAAAAAGCCCTGCGTGAGCGGGGCTATCATACACCCCTGGTGGCCGATATCCATTTCACGCCAAACGCCGCAGAGGTGGCCGCCCGCATCGTGGAGAAAGTGCGCATCAACCCCGGCAATTATGTGGATAAGAAAAAATTTCAGTTCAAGGAATATACCGACGCGGAATATCAGGCCGAAATCGAGCGCATCCGCGAGCGTTTTGTGCCGTTAATTCGCATCTGTAAGGAATACGGCACGGCCATGCGCATCGGCACCAACCACGGCTCGCTGAGCGACCGCATCATGAGTCGCTACGGCGATACCCCCATGGGCATGGTGGAAAGCGCCATGGAGTTTTTGCGTATTGCCCGCGATGAGAACTATCACCAGATCGTGCTGAGCATGAAGGCCAGCAATCCGCAGGTGATGGTGCAGGCCTATCGCCTGCTGGTGAAAACGATGATGGAAGAGTTCGGTGAATGCTATCCCCTGCACCTGGGCGTTACCGAAGCCGGCGACGGCGAGGACGGCCGCATCAAAAGCGCCATGGGCATCGGCACGCTCCTCGAAGACGGCATCGGCGATACCATCCGGGTGTCGCTCACCGAAGAGCCTGAATATGAAATCCCGGTGTGTCGGGATATCGTCCAGCGTTATACCCGGCGTGCCGATCATAAGCCCATACCTCCCATCGAACGATTGGCTTATTCGCCTTTTCAATATCAACGCCGGGCTACGCAGCCCGTAGGTCGCATAGGCGGCCGGCAGGTGCCGGTGGTGGTGGCCGATATGAGTGAAGAACCGCTGACACGTGAAAAGCTTGCCGATATCGGCTATCGCTATGATGCCCGGACCGACAAATGGCGGGTGAGCGACCAGGCGGCCGACTTCATCTATACCTCGGGCCGTTATGTACCCTTCGAGTTGCCCGCTACCCTGCAGGTGATCTGCGATGCCCAGGTTTATGCTCACGTGCCCGACAGGCAGCGGTATTTCCCCCTGTTCACCTGGACCACCTGGCTGGAGAAGTTAGACGAGCCCTCGCCCTACCTGAATTTCATTGCCGTAGATACGCTCAATATCACCGAAGCGGAATGGGACCAGCTCATCGACACCCTTAATGCCACCACCGTGTTGTGCATCTATTCACAGAACCGCCATACCATGGCGGCCGTGCGCCAGAAAATCAACGACCTCATGTTGCGCAACATACCGGTGCCGGTGATCCTCTGCAGCGAGAGCTTTCATGCCAGCATCGACGAACAACTCATCCAGTTTTCGATCGACACTGGCGCCCTTCTGCTCGACGGCATGGGCGATGGCATCTGGTTGAAAAATCATCCCGATCTGGTACACAACCTCAAGGTGAGCGGCCGCACCTACCTGGAGGTGCATAGCCATGCCCAGTTCCTGAACAATACTGCATTTTCCATCCTCCAGGCCTCGCGTACCCGCATCAGCAAAACAGAGTATATTTCCTGCCCTTCCTGTGGTCGCACGCTTTTTGACTTACAGGAAACCACGGCCCGCATCCGCGCAGCCACACATCACCTGAAAGGCGTGAAGATCGCCGTCATGGGCTGCATCGTCAATGGCCCGGGCGAAATGGCCGATGCCGATTTCGGCTATGTGGGAAGTGGACCGGGAAAAATTACCCTGTACAAAGGCAAAGAAATCGTGAAACGCAATGTGCCCGCCGAAACAGCGGTAGAAGAACTCATCCAGCTTATCAAAGACAATGGCCTGTGGACCGACCCCGAACCTGCCGCGGCGGCCATGACCTCGGCCAGCCATTCATAAACCCCATTTCACGGAAAACAACACATACCGACGCACGAGGGTATAGTAAGTCCACTGCCCGTTGTTGGCATTCAGCACGCGATAGGCGATGATGTCATGATTCAGCAGGTTATGCCCGTAGACCGAGAGGGTGATGTTTTTCCAGGGCCGATATTCCACATACAGGTCGAGCGTATGAAAAGCCGGCAACGATGCCGTGTGGATATAGTTATACACGATATTGGCTTTCAACAGCCGGGTGAAATCTACGGCGCCTTTGAGATACGCTTTCTGGATGGTGCTCTGCTGGGCAAAGGGTGCAGGCAGACCCGACGCGCGCAATTGCATATGGAGCTGCTGCCGGGTATAAGAGGCTTCCACTAAAAACCAGATCAACGGGCTCCACTGGTAGGTGAAGGTCTGGCTGAAACTGTGCAGCTGTTGCCGATAGCCGGCTGCGTTGAGCAGGTAGGGCTGATCCTGCACGAGATATTGCAGGGAATAAAAACATTTGGAGTTCAGCGAGATGAGAGGCTTCTTGACATCGCCTGATAGCAGATACCGCCATCCATTTTTTCCCTGGCGGGGTTGTGAAAAGCTATAGGCAGGGGTTTCCACAAACGACCAGATCACCGGCCGCGGGGTGTAGGAAACCGAAAAGGTGGGTCCGAAGGCGATAGCCGGTTTTTTCATCTGAATGGAAAAATCGGCCATGCCTTGATTGTCTTCCACGCGATACACCCGATCGGCCGGTTGCTTGATCTGGTATCCGGCCGATAAGATGGTGGGCGGGAAAAGCATATCTGCGGACAGCAGATGCTCCCGGTGAGCAAGTGAAAACGAGATCTGGTCAACATAGATATTTTTCTTCGCTCTTTTTCCTGTGAAGCGCGACCATTGATAGGTCAGGAAAAATTGTTTCAACGTGAAGGCCTGCAACTGGCCTGCATAGCGGGTGAGAGCGTTAGACAGGGCGGCGCCCATCTTCAGCTGAGTAAGCAGGTTCCAGTTCTGCTGATAGGTGAAAGAGCCGCCGGTTTGCTCCACGGTCAATTGTGAGCTGTTCTGTACAAACGGCGCATCGGGCTTCAGGTTAGCCTCGATTTGATGTTCATGTGCGAGGAGATCGGATTGGTAAAATGCTTTTGCCTGATAGCTATGCTTTCGGTTGCCGTGCGTCCAGCCGAGCTGGAGGGCTGTGCTGTGGAAATGGCTTTGCAGCCGCTGGATGTAGTCGGTTGTACGCCCGCTGGTGTCTAATATCCTGCCCAGGCGGGTGGTGTGCAGCAGCTGTTGTTCGGGAAATTGTTCACTGGTGTAGGTAAAAACGGCCTCCAGCAGATGTTCCCCTACGCGCAGCTGCTGGGTGGTCTGTGCCTGCCATTGCCGTTGTTGGTCGGTTATCCATTCCGAGAGGGTATCGTGCAGGTATCCGCTGGTGAGTTGATAGGCCTGGTGCCGGGGCGTGCTATGGTACAGGCCCCAGGCATAGGTGGCAACATAGTTTTTTTTCGCATCATAAGTCCATAGCAGCGACAGGTCTTGAAGGGCTTGTGTAGCCTGAAAACGGCTCTGGTTCATCAATGTCCAGCTTTGCTCGCCGGGTACAGTAAAATAGCTGCTGTCGCGTTGCATCGTCCACTCCGTTTGTGTACCCGCGGTGTAATCCACGTTCAGCCGATGGGCGCGGCCGAGCTGCAGACTGAGCTTACTGCTCAACAGCCGGTCGCGGTTGTCGAAAGCATAGCGGCGGTAGGGCACATCGGGATGACCGGCAGCCATGGGATAAACAAGCGACTCGGGATTCAGGGATTGGGGTTTCAGGGGATCGGATGAAGTTGCAGGAGCTTCAAATGCATCATACGGCACGCCTGCATTGTTCATCTTCCCGTAGGTAAACCATTTCACGGGTTTATAGAGGGCAAAAGCATCCAGCTCGGCTTCATATTTATCGAACAGGCTGGTGCCGCCGGCCATGCTGGCCGAACCGGAAATCGGGCGATGGGTAACCAGATTCACCGCCACATCCTGTGAAGTAGATAGCCCTTTTTCCAGGCGGTTGACATGATAATCTTTGATGAGCTCCACCGTGTCGAATGTGGTGGCGCGGATGTTGGAGGTGAGTGGCTGATAGGCATCTCCAAGCATGGGATCGCCGTTGATGAGCAGGGCTTTGATGGGATTATTGTTGTAATAAATCTTTCCCGTTTGGTCGATACTTAAACCCGGAATCTGACTGATGAGGTCTGATAAATAAAAATCACGTTTTCCCAGATAAGCTCGGATATCATAGCGGAAGGTATCCTGTGCCTCTGGCGGTAGCTGGATGACCACCTCAGGCAGGATGTAAGGCCTGGGTTTGAGGTGGATGTTCAGGTGGTAAGTACCGCTATGGTGGATGGCTATCAGCAGGCTATCGGTCGCATATCCCATCAACCGTATCAGACAGCGAGCCGTATCGGGGCCGGGCAATATGCCTGTAAACGTGAAAATACCTGTGCTATCGGTGATGATATAGCTCATCTGACGATGATGCAGAAACTGTAAAATGATGGAAGCACGGGCGGCCGGCTGACCGTCGGCTTGCACGACACCATGGATCTGATAGACGATGTTTCCCTGAGCATGGGCAGGGAAGGAAAACGCGAGAATCCATGCGAACCCGACAAAAGCCATCGTATAGAAAAACGTGCGCTGTTGCATCGTGTAGCTTTAGCCTGTGCAGGTCTTACAAATCAAATACATATTTGATGCCTTCATACGTGTGATATGGTGAGTTTTTGTGTGAGTTTAACGTTGTCTGTATGCTGGCAGCTTACACAATTGCTTTTTTCCTGTTGCCAGTATAATTTCGCTTTCCTGGCTGTTTCGTTCAGCATCTTCCTGTAGGCAACATAATCAGGTATCTGGGTGGCGCTCAGGATATGCCACTGGCTCAGTAAATGATCAGGAAAGGCGGGCAAAGCACGTATGCTTTGCAAAAGCAAGGCCTTATCAGCGGGTTGTTCCCAGCAGACAATCAGTCCGGGTAACCCGCCCAATTTCCAGGGACCATCGGATATGGGAATATCCGGACAATACCAAACCACCATGTGCTGATTTTTAAAATCTGCAACGGCTTTCCTGCAAACCAGCGAACCGAATTTCTTTTCTTCATCAGACAAGAGCGTCCAGTGCATAGGAAAAAGGGTGTCGCCGTAAAAATTTTCCGTTGCGCCGAATGTTCGGCCTCCATAGCGGAACATGAGCTTTCGGGAATCAAATTCTTTCCATACCACCATTTGCGTATCCACCATTTTTGCCATCCATGGGCTGACGAGCTTGCTGTGTATGTAATGACCACCGGCGCTATCCTTTTCTTCGAGCTGAACCAATTCGGGCTGATTATCATTTCCCATTTCTTTGCGAATTTTTTCGCTGTTATCGATGAAAGAGATGAAATATGAGATCTGTCGTTGGTGATGAGCAGGTTCATCGATTGAACGCCGTCGTCGGACATGAAGCTGATGCTATCTTCAAGCATGTGTCCGGCCTCGTGGAGGGGCGCATATACGCAGAGGTAAGTGGGCTGAGTTTTTGTGGGGCAATTCCATACAATCATAAAAGGTAACAATAACATAGGTAGTGTTTTCATGATTTGAGAAGATTTCAAACGATAGTTAAATTTTATCTGTACTATAGAATGTTAGAAAAAATATGATAGAAACATCATCATGAAGTTGATAATTTATAATTCAAAATCATAAACGATATTTTCGTAAGGAATCCGTATATGCAAAGAAGCTTTAGTTTTCCCAGTTGAAGTTTGGCAGTCTACACAATTTTGATGGACTTGTTGGAGTTGGATTCTAAGTTGATTCACGGATTTTTCTATTGTTTTTTTAAAAGCAATATAATCAGGTATTTTTTCGGCTTGGAATGAGGCTATGCGCTTGCGGATGGTTTCTGGGAAATCAATCCGCTGCATGCTTTTTAACAGCAGACTAGGGGAATAAGGGTCAATCCAGCACACAATCAGGCCCGGCAGTCCGCCTAATTTCCATGGGCCATCGAATATGGGAATATCCGGGCAATACCAAACGGTAATTTCTCTATTCCGGAAAAAAGTGGTAGCTTTTTTGCAAAGCAAATTGCCAAATTTTTTCTCTTGGGGAATAAGTGTCCACTTCATCGGGAAAAGGGTATCGCTAAAAAATTTTTTATTCACTCCATAAGCAATCCTTGAAGAATACTCGAAGTATAGCTTCTGTTCATGTAAGTTTTTATATACGACACAACTGGTGTCAACTTGCTTAACAAGTGCAGGATGCCTAAGCTTCATTTGTCCGTAGTGTTGACCGGCGCTATCGTATTCCTTCACCATCACCGGAGTAAGATCGATGGGTTTAGCCGAGTCCTGTTTATACTTGATGGAATTATCATAAAAATTATAGAAACAGGAATATGTACCGTTCGTAATTAAAAGATTTTGGGTAAGGATTCCCTCATCCGATAAAAAGCTTATGCTATCATCCATCATTTTTCCACTTTCTTCGTATGGTACATAAACAAACAGATAAGCCTGCTGGGCATATATACTCGTAATGAACACCAAGAAACTAAAGAAGAAAAAAATTATGGTTTTCATGGTTTTTGCATTTGATTATGTTTTTTAAAAAAACCGGGAGGCGAGAAAAACTATATCGTGAATCGGAAATTGATTTGGTTTAAGGTTGTCCTGAATCTAATTTTTTCATAGCTGCATCTAACAGCGTTTTTGCGCACTGAAGTGCTACTTGTGCTGCAGTAATACAATCTGCTTCAGTAGCTGTACACTCTACCCAGTGTTCATTACCCATTTCATCGATTATGGGTGCAGACACAGAAATAGTGCAAGATTCGACACGCCCGGCGCCGACTCTCGCCACATCATGTTTGAAGAAGCTGCTCATACGCTGATTGATGAAAAAAGATGGCGAACGAAATGATGTATGGGATAGGCTGAAAGCCATCAATTTACCCCCCCCTATGGTGAGGAGAAAAGCAGCAAAAAGATAACGTAAGATTAATGCATGTGTTTTCATGGTATAAGATTTTAAAGTAAAGAAATCACCTCCCGGCTAAAGAGTAAAATTATATATTTTTTTCATTCCTTAAAAAAATATTTCTTTATTTTCTATCATGCCTATCGTAGGGATGTAAGTGAATTCCTGCATTTTTGTCATGAGATATCTTGATGATTAATGTTCTGGGATCATACCCTTATGACTGATCTCATTTCTGTACGAATATATATGTTCCAAATCTTTCTTCCACCCGTTGGTATCGATAGTCAAAGATTCCCTGCAGTTGCCGGCCGACCCAGAGCGCGTGTGCCAGTCGACCCAGGAATCCCAGTGGCAGGCGGTAATGCACGATGTCGATCATTTCCACGCCGCCAGATATTTCCCGGAAATGGTGTTGATGATGCCAGAATGCATAAGGCCCCATGCGTTGTTCATCGATGAAGTATTGTTTTTCTACCACATGGGTGATTTCGGTCATCCAGAACAGGGGGATGCCCAGCAAAGGCCGCACATGATAGGTGATGATTTGTCCGGCATACATGCGCTTAGGCTTTTGTGGACTCAATATGCGAAAGCGCATGTATGGCGGGGTAATGAGGGGTAAATTGGCGGGATCGGAAAAAAATGCCCATACGCTGTTTAAGTCGGCCGGTATGCGCTGGGTGCGTTGCAAAACATATACTTTCATCGGGATTTTATTTAATAAAAACGAAATTTTCATCAAAAGGTTGAGTGCGCAGATAGTATGCGTATTTTCCCCTTAGCTTTGGCCCTGCATAAAAAAATAAAAATGAACCCGAAAATATCAATCAGCCCTGCCTACCGCACTGCCTACCAGCGACTGAACCCGCAGCAAAAAAAGGCCGTGGATACCATTCATGGTCCTTTAATGGTGATTGCCGGCCCGGGTACCGGAAAAACGCAATTGCTTGCTTTACGCATTGGCCGGATTTTAGAGACAACCGATTACGGCCCGGAAAACATCCTGTGCCTGACCTTTACCAATGCCGGCGTAGAAGCCATGCAGGAACGCTTGCAGTCGTTCATCGGCATGGAGGCTCGAAAAATAGACGTTTACACCTTTCATGCCTTCTGTAACGAATTCATTCAGAATCACCCGGATGATTTTAACATGCTGGAATGGCAACCCCTTTCGGAGCTGGAAGCTTGTGAGCTTATGGAGGAAGTGATCAAAGGCCTCGACCCCAATCATACTTTATATCGAGGAAAAGGAGACCAGTTCTACAATGTGAAAGACTTGCTTGGGCTCAATAAGATTATGAAAAAAGAGCGTCTGACCGGCGATCAAATCAGGCAGGAGATAAATGACTATATGAGCCGCGTGAAAAATGGTGAAGTAGCTGAGTTTGTGTATCAAAGAAAAACCGGTACAAATCAAAAAGGTGCTTTGAAGCAAGATAAAATCCAGGAGGAGGAAGATAAATTTAAACGTACGCTGGGGGCGATAGATGTGATTGAAAAATACAATGAACTTTTGAAGCAGCGTAAACGATATGATTATGAGGATATGATCAACTGGGTGATTGATTTGTTCAAAGAAAAGCCATGGATCCTGCAGGATTGTTGGGAGCGCTACCAGTTTATTTTAGTGGATGAATACCAGGATACCAACGGGTCACAGAATGAATTGCTATACCTGCTTACAGATTATGATCAACCCAATGTGATGGTGGTGGGCGATGATGATCAGGCTATCTATCGCTTTCAGGGTGCCAATGTGGAGAATATGAAAGCTTTTGCGGACCGATTCAGGGATCAGGGTTTGAAAGTGGTAGTGCTTAAAGAAAATTATCGCTCCACGCAGGATATCTTAGATGCGGCCAACCGATTGATTAATAACAATCAGGATAGGTTGATTCAATACCTGCAACATGAATTTCATTTATCCAAACAATTATTTGCTCATCAGTAAATGCATATTTCCATGTCGGTCGTCGTCAAATCTTATTCAAATCCATCCGATGAAATGATGGGCATAGCCGATGAAATTCACCGGCTTATCCATCTGGATCATGTGAACCCATCGGAAATTGCCGTGATATTTCGAGAAAACAAGTATCTCGATGAAATGACAGCATACCTGCAGGATAAAGGCATACCATTTCGACTGGTGAAAAAAGAAAATTTGTTGAGAAGCGCATATATTCAGCAGGTGATCCTGATCTTTGAATGGATTGCATTGGAGGCCACCAGACCGGGCAGTGGCGATCATCAGCTGTTTAAGCTATTGCATTTCCGCTGGTTTGATCTACCCGCGGCGTTGATAGCCCGGTTGCAGATGGAATTTAACAAGCAGATGGTGGGTGGGGTAACATCGTTTCGCCATTTTTTATTAGCGCAGATAACGCAGCCTAATGCTGCATTTTCACCGGATGAAATCAACAGGTTGAAACAAGTTATCGATTTACTCGAGAAATGGCTTCAAGATGTGTATAATGAGCCTCTGCAGCAATTTTTCTGTCGCGTCTTAGGAGAAAGTCACATTCTACAACAGGCTGTAACGGAGAACTATTTTCAACTTCATCTTTTGAAAACCCTATTTGATTTTCTTCAATCAGAAAATCAACGTAACCCCGACCTGACGCTGACTGGATGGATCGAGATTATCCATAAAATGCAGAAATACGGGTTAAGCATTCCTTATGAAACGCGTATCGGCGATGAAGATGCTGTGCAGCTGCTCACTGCACATGGAGCGAAAGGATTGGAGTTTGATTATGTATTCATTGGCGGATGTGTGGAGAAGAACTGGGAAAAAAATCGGGGACGATCAATCGGTTTTACCCTGCCGCCGGCACTGAAGAATGCAATCAGTGGTCAGGCCGGCACTACATCCAAGGTAGAAGATGAGCGCAGGTTGTTTTATGTAGCGCTTACACGTGCGCGTAAGCATGTGGAAATGAGTTATGCCCGGATGGATGAGCAAAACAATTCGTTGAAAAAGTCGATATTCCTGGACGAAATAGGCATACCTGAGATTCAAGGAACTTCGCAATCAAACATTCATGTGATAGCCAACCAGCTTCAGGGATATTGGCTTGTGGATTTACAAACGCGATATGACCAGGCTTTGCTCCAGCAATGGGTTAAAAATTTCGTACTCAATCCTACCGCATTGAACAAATACCTGTATTGCCCCAGGAGCTTTTTTTATGAATCCTTGTTGCAGGTGCCTCAGGCCGAGCAAATGCATAGTGTTTACGGACAGGCCATTCATCATGCGCTCAAGCAGGCGGCTTATCGTCATCAACAGGGGCAGGGGTCGAATCATCATCAGCTGGCAATAAACGATTTTACATGGTTCATGGGGCAAAATCGTCATCATTTTACACCAGACGATTTTAACCGGCATATAGGCTATGGGGGAGCAGTACTGGAGGACTACTTCAATCAGGTGCTTCCCCAATGGGGCGTGGTAACAGCAATCGAAAAAAGTTATCAGGCTCAAATCAATGGCATACCCATCAAAGGGCGGCTAGATAAGATAGAAACTAACCAGAAAACGATCCGGGTAGTAGATTACAAAACCAGTAATCCGGATAATGCAGGAGATAAGCTTAAACCATATAATCAGCAGAGAGGCAAAAAGGAAAAAGATGATTATGATTACTGGATTCAGGCGGTGATGTATGCACTATTGCTTCAGGCAAATGGCCAACCGGTCGATGAGATTAAGTTTGATTTTGTAGAACCCGATAAAAACGGTCAATTTCAATCTCGTGCCATTCAGGTTACTCAGGATGATATTTGTCTGCTGACGCAACTCATTGAAGATACCTGGCAAAAGATTCAGGCACTCGACTTTCCCTGTTGTGCACACGATGATTGCCCCTGGTGTGCCTTCGAGCAATCGCTGGCCAATGGAGGACCCGGACTTCAAACCCATGATGAGCCTGCATAGCCGATAAGCGCATGATGAAATGCGGAGGATGAAGTACCTTCGCTCAGATTTGGGTTTATATGTTCGGCTATGCAAAAATGCGATGGAATGCTTTGCTTGTCGTCGTGTTGTGTCTGCTTTTTTTGAGTGCATTATGGCAGCGTTGTGCCAATATTGTCCCTCCATCGGGCGGACCCAAAGACACGATACCCCCCCGGCTGGTGCAGGCTGTGCCGCCCGATTCCACCCTGCATTTCCATAGTGATCGGATTGTGTTGACCTTCGATGAGTATGTGCAACTGGCCAACAATTATAACGACATTCTCATCTTTGCTCCGCGCCTGCGTCGCCAGCCCATCATCAATGTGAAGCTGCGTACCATTACCATTTTGTTCAGAGACACCCTGCAACCCAATACCACCTATCAAATCAATTTCGGCAATGCTGTTCAGGATATCAATGAAGGCAACGCCATCAAGGATTTTTCTTACATCTTTTCTACGGGAGGATATCTGGATTCCCTGCAGGTAAGCGGTACCGTGCTGGATGCGGAAACGGGATTGCCCGATAGCAATGTGCTGGTGATGCTGTATAAAAACCTCAAAGACTCAGTGGTCAGTCGCGAAAAACCGCTGTATTATACGCGAACAGATGGTAGAGGATATTTTTCGCTGCACAATTTGCCTGCAGATACTTTTAAAATTTTTGCTTTAAAAGAAGACAACAATAGCCTGATGTATGATGATGTAGGGAAGGAAGCGATTGCTTTTCTTGATAAACCGCTTGTGTTGCACCATGACGTAAAGGGATTAAAGCTGTTTCTATTTCGAGAACATCCATCAACCGATACCACACATCCGGCTTCGTCGGTATCATCACCCTCAAACGGAACGTCGAATAAGTTTACCGTGCAGATGAATCTCGATAATGGGAAACAATCGCTTATTACGCCGCTGCAGTTGCAATTTTCACAACCGGTTGCCTATATCGACACCAGTGGTTTATCATTATTAGAAGATACAACATGGCATCCCATTGCATTTCAACTGAAAATGGCCGATAGCCTTCACCAGCAATTGCAGATTTTTGCACAATGGAAAGAAAATACACCTTATCACTTGCGTATTGCCGACAGCGCCATCATCGATACGGCGCATCAGGCGCTGCAGGCTGATACGCTTTCTTTTGAAACCAGAAGTTTGTCGGACTACGGCAGTGTTGAATTACGACTACATGGACTGGACACAACTTATCGACGTTATGTATTGCAAATCGTCAAAGATCAGCGGGTTGTTTATCATACAAAAATCCAAAATGATACGATCAAGATTCCGTTGTTTGATCCGGGTGAATATCAAATCCGCATCCTGAAAGATGATAATGACAACGGACAATGGGATACCGGTGTATATTATGGCCCGCATCCCCATCAACCCGAGCGTGTGATAGCCGTTCCGGGGAAAATCACTGTGCGTGCTAACTGGGACAATACCTGGATCGTTGACGTACCTGCAGACTGAATGCGGGATTGCACATGTTAAACATCTGTCAAATCTGTCCCGGTGAGATTTGATTTTCGCGCTACGCATATCCGGAAAGATGCAAATTGCAGGCGAGTGTGTATCAATTGATGGATATGGCATCACAGGGTCTTTTGCACGCCATGCCCGGTCTATGGATAGCCCTGGCGATAAGTTTTTTCTGGATGGGCCTGGTATCGGCCATCAGCTTCATGGAAGCCTGGTTAAAATTCCGTGCACCCGGCGTTACCAGGGCGATTGGATTGAGCATCGGGAAACGTGTATTCACGGCTTTAAACAAGCTGGAATGGATTTGCTTGCTTATACTGGCGGTGGGTATCATACTATTGCCGGATAAACTTGCTTTGATCAACGCAATTTGTTTTGCCCTCTCTGCGCTTATCCTGCTTGTGCAAACCATTTTCTGGTTGCCGACTTTGAAAAAACAAGCGGATATACTTATTGAAGGAAAAGCCTACACAGGAAAGTCGGTACATGTTCCTTATGTGATAGCCGAAATCATCAAAGTGCTGGCATTGTTTGTGGGTGCGCTATTGCTTGGATTTCAGCATTTTTCCTGATAGCCATATCCCTGCTTAACAACTTACCATTCACGTGATTTGCTCTGAAGGATATCCTGTAATGAAATCGAACAGGCCTAAGCCCGTCGATCTCCCTGCTTCGTTAAAACTTGCCTGCGCAGGCACTTTCAGGCTTTCTCTTTGGGAGGGAACAAGCAAATCTGTACATTTGTAAACACATACTTCCTACAAGTTTCAACTTGGTCAAATATGCATTTCCTCGACGAACTGAACGACCGCCAGCGTGAAGCGGTAGAATATATTCATGGTCCATTGATGGTGGTGGCGGGTGCCGGGTCCGGGAAGACGAAGGTGCTCACCGCCCGTATCGCCTACCTGATGGAGCGCGGCGTAGATCCATTTCATATACTG
It includes:
- the ispG gene encoding (E)-4-hydroxy-3-methylbut-2-enyl-diphosphate synthase, whose amino-acid sequence is MQYYTESLTRYQRLPTREVRIGDLLLGNFHPIRIQTMTTTDTLDTEATVAQCIRCIEAGAELVRITAPSIKEAENLLHIKKALRERGYHTPLVADIHFTPNAAEVAARIVEKVRINPGNYVDKKKFQFKEYTDAEYQAEIERIRERFVPLIRICKEYGTAMRIGTNHGSLSDRIMSRYGDTPMGMVESAMEFLRIARDENYHQIVLSMKASNPQVMVQAYRLLVKTMMEEFGECYPLHLGVTEAGDGEDGRIKSAMGIGTLLEDGIGDTIRVSLTEEPEYEIPVCRDIVQRYTRRADHKPIPPIERLAYSPFQYQRRATQPVGRIGGRQVPVVVADMSEEPLTREKLADIGYRYDARTDKWRVSDQAADFIYTSGRYVPFELPATLQVICDAQVYAHVPDRQRYFPLFTWTTWLEKLDEPSPYLNFIAVDTLNITEAEWDQLIDTLNATTVLCIYSQNRHTMAAVRQKINDLMLRNIPVPVILCSESFHASIDEQLIQFSIDTGALLLDGMGDGIWLKNHPDLVHNLKVSGRTYLEVHSHAQFLNNTAFSILQASRTRISKTEYISCPSCGRTLFDLQETTARIRAATHHLKGVKIAVMGCIVNGPGEMADADFGYVGSGPGKITLYKGKEIVKRNVPAETAVEELIQLIKDNGLWTDPEPAAAAMTSASHS
- a CDS encoding carboxypeptidase-like regulatory domain-containing protein codes for the protein MQQRTFFYTMAFVGFAWILAFSFPAHAQGNIVYQIHGVVQADGQPAARASIILQFLHHRQMSYIITDSTGIFTFTGILPGPDTARCLIRLMGYATDSLLIAIHHSGTYHLNIHLKPRPYILPEVVIQLPPEAQDTFRYDIRAYLGKRDFYLSDLISQIPGLSIDQTGKIYYNNNPIKALLINGDPMLGDAYQPLTSNIRATTFDTVELIKDYHVNRLEKGLSTSQDVAVNLVTHRPISGSASMAGGTSLFDKYEAELDAFALYKPVKWFTYGKMNNAGVPYDAFEAPATSSDPLKPQSLNPESLVYPMAAGHPDVPYRRYAFDNRDRLLSSKLSLQLGRAHRLNVDYTAGTQTEWTMQRDSSYFTVPGEQSWTLMNQSRFQATQALQDLSLLWTYDAKKNYVATYAWGLYHSTPRHQAYQLTSGYLHDTLSEWITDQQRQWQAQTTQQLRVGEHLLEAVFTYTSEQFPEQQLLHTTRLGRILDTSGRTTDYIQRLQSHFHSTALQLGWTHGNRKHSYQAKAFYQSDLLAHEHQIEANLKPDAPFVQNSSQLTVEQTGGSFTYQQNWNLLTQLKMGAALSNALTRYAGQLQAFTLKQFFLTYQWSRFTGKRAKKNIYVDQISFSLAHREHLLSADMLFPPTILSAGYQIKQPADRVYRVEDNQGMADFSIQMKKPAIAFGPTFSVSYTPRPVIWSFVETPAYSFSQPRQGKNGWRYLLSGDVKKPLISLNSKCFYSLQYLVQDQPYLLNAAGYRQQLHSFSQTFTYQWSPLIWFLVEASYTRQQLHMQLRASGLPAPFAQQSTIQKAYLKGAVDFTRLLKANIVYNYIHTASLPAFHTLDLYVEYRPWKNITLSVYGHNLLNHDIIAYRVLNANNGQWTYYTLVRRYVLFSVKWGL
- a CDS encoding GLPGLI family protein, which codes for MGNDNQPELVQLEEKDSAGGHYIHSKLVSPWMAKMVDTQMVVWKEFDSRKLMFRYGGRTFGATENFYGDTLFPMHWTLLSDEEKKFGSLVCRKAVADFKNQHMVVWYCPDIPISDGPWKLGGLPGLIVCWEQPADKALLLQSIRALPAFPDHLLSQWHILSATQIPDYVAYRKMLNETARKAKLYWQQEKSNCVSCQHTDNVKLTQKLTISHV
- a CDS encoding GLPGLI family protein, with amino-acid sequence MKTIIFFFFSFLVFITSIYAQQAYLFVYVPYEESGKMMDDSISFLSDEGILTQNLLITNGTYSCFYNFYDNSIKYKQDSAKPIDLTPVMVKEYDSAGQHYGQMKLRHPALVKQVDTSCVVYKNLHEQKLYFEYSSRIAYGVNKKFFSDTLFPMKWTLIPQEKKFGNLLCKKATTFFRNREITVWYCPDIPIFDGPWKLGGLPGLIVCWIDPYSPSLLLKSMQRIDFPETIRKRIASFQAEKIPDYIAFKKTIEKSVNQLRIQLQQVHQNCVDCQTSTGKTKASLHIRIPYENIVYDFEL
- a CDS encoding SRPBCC family protein, with product MKVYVLQRTQRIPADLNSVWAFFSDPANLPLITPPYMRFRILSPQKPKRMYAGQIITYHVRPLLGIPLFWMTEITHVVEKQYFIDEQRMGPYAFWHHQHHFREISGGVEMIDIVHYRLPLGFLGRLAHALWVGRQLQGIFDYRYQRVEERFGTYIFVQK